Proteins co-encoded in one Flavivirga eckloniae genomic window:
- a CDS encoding carboxy terminal-processing peptidase has product MKRNYKILSLLLLLAFGSCSFTTKKFSNPDKDKLLIQIITFVLEKGHFDPIAMNDVFSAELFSDYIEVLDPVKRYFYESDYKDFEKYKFFIDNQLKAEEPEITFFNVVHERMLKRIEEAKSIYKEVLSKPFDYTINEIYDTSHEDSEFVTTREEMKERWRKQLKFSTLSNYDDIVNEEQLAKEKDPSYVMKPEAQIEKEAREATLKSIDIYFNDNIDDLQREDWFAIYVNTIVEEFDPHTYYLAPRGKEDFDQRMSGKLEGIGARLQKRMDYIKVVELISGGPAWRNKELEVEDIILKVKQEDEKDPVNIVGMRINDAIKYIKGPKGTKVTLTVKKVDGTVKDIEIIRDIVELVETYAKSSVVNKGGKAFGVINLPAFYVDFKDYENVNAAIDVKKEIERLKQEGIEGLVLDLRNNGGGSLPAVVDMAGLFIKEGPVVQVRSTGEAKEVLKDVDKSISWDGPLVVLVNEISASASEIMAAAMQDYKRAIIIGSKQTYGKGTVQNVVNLNKMLRNNTSGDLGALALTTQKYYRINGGSVQLEGVKSDVNVPGRFSFIDVGEKDKENPLPWDEIDAADYTPWEYYFDYDETIRKSKERMANNEQLKLIEENAKWVKQKIDETIFSLNYKTYRAQLDINKEESERFEAISNYQTNLTFDSHSYEKSLFNKDTTDLKQKREYWHKSLSQDVYIEEAINVLEDLKVSYPIKKAVAKVRK; this is encoded by the coding sequence ATGAAAAGGAATTATAAAATTTTGTCGCTTCTGTTATTATTGGCTTTCGGATCATGCAGTTTTACTACAAAAAAATTCAGTAATCCAGATAAAGATAAATTGCTAATACAAATAATAACATTTGTTTTAGAAAAGGGGCATTTTGATCCTATAGCGATGAATGATGTTTTTTCTGCCGAATTATTTTCAGATTATATAGAAGTTCTTGATCCAGTTAAACGCTATTTCTATGAGTCTGATTATAAAGATTTTGAAAAGTATAAGTTTTTTATCGATAATCAGCTTAAAGCTGAAGAACCAGAAATTACATTCTTCAATGTAGTACATGAACGTATGTTGAAGCGTATAGAAGAAGCTAAGTCAATATATAAAGAAGTGTTGTCGAAACCTTTCGATTATACTATTAATGAAATATATGATACAAGTCACGAAGATAGTGAGTTTGTAACAACCCGAGAGGAAATGAAAGAGCGTTGGAGAAAACAACTTAAATTCTCAACACTTTCTAATTACGACGATATTGTTAATGAAGAACAATTAGCAAAAGAAAAAGATCCATCTTATGTGATGAAGCCAGAGGCTCAAATAGAAAAAGAAGCTCGTGAGGCCACGTTAAAATCTATTGATATTTATTTTAATGATAATATAGATGACTTACAAAGGGAAGATTGGTTTGCTATTTATGTAAACACTATAGTTGAAGAGTTCGATCCACATACATATTATTTAGCACCCAGAGGTAAAGAAGATTTTGACCAACGTATGTCTGGTAAGCTGGAAGGAATTGGAGCTAGGTTACAAAAGAGAATGGACTACATAAAAGTAGTTGAGCTTATTTCTGGTGGACCAGCTTGGAGAAATAAAGAGTTGGAAGTGGAAGATATTATTTTAAAAGTGAAGCAGGAAGACGAAAAGGATCCTGTAAACATAGTAGGTATGCGTATAAACGACGCCATAAAATATATAAAAGGACCAAAGGGAACTAAAGTAACCCTAACTGTAAAAAAAGTCGATGGTACGGTTAAAGATATAGAAATCATCAGGGATATTGTAGAATTGGTTGAAACCTATGCAAAATCTTCGGTAGTAAACAAGGGAGGTAAAGCATTCGGAGTAATTAATTTACCAGCTTTTTATGTTGACTTTAAAGATTACGAAAATGTAAATGCAGCTATAGATGTAAAAAAAGAAATCGAGCGTTTAAAACAAGAAGGTATTGAAGGTTTGGTCTTAGATTTACGTAACAATGGTGGTGGGTCTTTGCCAGCAGTTGTAGATATGGCTGGTTTATTTATAAAAGAAGGACCCGTGGTACAGGTACGTTCAACTGGTGAAGCCAAAGAGGTTTTAAAAGATGTAGATAAATCTATTTCATGGGATGGGCCTTTAGTTGTACTGGTTAATGAGATTTCAGCGTCAGCTTCCGAAATTATGGCAGCCGCGATGCAAGATTATAAACGTGCTATCATTATAGGTAGTAAACAAACTTATGGTAAGGGAACCGTTCAGAATGTTGTTAACTTAAACAAGATGTTAAGAAATAATACTAGTGGCGATCTTGGCGCTTTAGCATTAACAACCCAAAAGTATTATAGAATTAATGGAGGGTCTGTTCAATTAGAAGGAGTTAAAAGTGATGTAAATGTACCTGGACGTTTTAGTTTTATTGATGTAGGTGAAAAGGATAAAGAAAACCCATTACCATGGGATGAAATTGATGCAGCCGATTACACCCCATGGGAGTATTATTTCGATTACGATGAAACAATAAGAAAGAGTAAAGAGCGTATGGCTAATAATGAGCAGTTAAAGCTTATTGAAGAAAATGCTAAATGGGTAAAGCAAAAAATAGATGAGACTATTTTTTCTTTAAACTATAAGACTTATAGAGCTCAATTAGATATAAATAAGGAAGAGTCTGAGCGATTTGAAGCCATATCAAATTATCAAACAAACTTAACGTTCGATTCGCATAGTTACGAGAAATCACTTTTCAATAAAGATACGACAGACTTAAAACAAAAGCGTGAATATTGGCATAAAAGCTTAAGTCAGGATGTTTATATTGAAGAAGCAATTAACGTATTAGAAGATTTAAAAGTATCATATCCAATTAAAAAAGCAGTAGCTAAGGTTAGAAAATAA
- the surE gene encoding 5'/3'-nucleotidase SurE: MTEKPLILVTNDDGISAPGIRTLISIMNTIGNVVVVAPDSPQSGMGHAITLDSTLYSERVYIDDGPQIEYSCSGTPADCVKLAIRELLDRKPDICVSGINHGSNSSINVIYSGTMSAAIEAGIEGIPAIGFSLLDYTWNANFEPSETYVKKITEQVLNNGLPNGIILNVNIPNILKKAIKGIKICRQAKANWVEEFDKRKSPQGKDYYWLTGKFVNLDGGEDTDEWALEQDYISVVPTQFDLTAHQFIKNLNTWNLND, translated from the coding sequence ATGACAGAAAAACCTCTTATTTTAGTTACTAACGACGACGGAATTAGTGCCCCCGGTATTCGAACATTAATTTCTATTATGAATACCATTGGTAATGTGGTGGTTGTCGCCCCGGATAGTCCACAAAGTGGAATGGGTCATGCTATTACGTTAGATTCTACTCTTTATTCAGAACGCGTTTACATAGATGATGGCCCACAAATTGAGTACAGCTGTTCCGGTACTCCTGCCGATTGTGTAAAATTGGCTATTAGGGAATTGTTAGATCGAAAACCAGATATTTGCGTTTCTGGTATTAACCATGGATCAAATTCATCTATAAATGTTATTTATTCTGGCACTATGAGTGCGGCTATTGAAGCTGGGATTGAAGGCATACCTGCTATTGGATTTTCTTTGCTTGATTACACATGGAATGCCAACTTTGAACCTTCGGAAACTTATGTAAAAAAGATTACCGAACAAGTTTTGAATAACGGCTTACCCAACGGCATTATACTTAATGTAAACATTCCTAATATTTTAAAGAAAGCCATAAAAGGTATTAAAATTTGTAGGCAAGCTAAGGCTAATTGGGTGGAGGAATTTGACAAACGCAAAAGCCCTCAAGGTAAAGACTACTATTGGCTTACGGGCAAATTCGTTAATTTGGATGGAGGCGAAGACACCGATGAATGGGCGCTGGAACAGGATTACATTTCTGTTGTACCTACTCAATTTGATTTAACGGCACATCAATTCATTAAAAATTTAAATACTTGGAATTTGAATGATTAA
- the lpxB gene encoding lipid-A-disaccharide synthase translates to MKYYILAGEASGDLHGSNLMKALLKEDVNADIRFWGGDLMQAVGGTLIKHYKERAFMGFTEVIMNLSKIFKLISFCKSDIKAFNPDVIVFIDNSGFNLRIAKWAKQHNFRTNYYISPQVWASRASRVKAIKRDIDAMYVILPFVKPFYKKYDYDVTFVGHPLIDAISNREQVDEFEFRKTYNLNDKPIIALLPGSRKQEITKMLSVMLSLVDDFPNYQFVIAGAPSQDYSFYETFIKSYDVAFISNKTYDLLSVSTAALVTSGTATLETALFKIPQVVCYKGSEISYQIAKRIITLKFISLVNLVMDKEVVTELIQGDFNKKRLHKELDNILNTDTRNKLFIDYYELENTLGGKGASEKTAKLIYNSLSHN, encoded by the coding sequence ATGAAATATTATATTTTAGCAGGAGAAGCTTCGGGCGATTTACACGGCTCTAACTTAATGAAGGCGTTACTAAAAGAAGATGTTAATGCAGACATCAGGTTTTGGGGTGGTGATCTTATGCAAGCTGTCGGCGGTACTTTGATAAAACACTACAAAGAGCGTGCATTCATGGGGTTTACCGAAGTTATTATGAACCTTTCTAAAATTTTTAAACTCATTTCGTTTTGTAAAAGCGACATTAAAGCTTTCAATCCGGATGTTATTGTTTTTATTGATAACTCAGGTTTTAACTTACGTATAGCTAAATGGGCAAAACAACATAATTTTAGAACCAACTATTATATTTCTCCACAAGTTTGGGCATCGAGGGCCAGTAGAGTAAAAGCTATAAAGCGAGATATTGATGCTATGTATGTTATTCTACCTTTTGTAAAACCTTTTTACAAAAAATACGATTACGATGTAACGTTTGTTGGGCATCCTTTGATTGATGCTATTTCTAATCGTGAACAGGTGGATGAGTTCGAATTTAGGAAAACTTACAATTTAAATGACAAACCAATTATTGCACTGTTACCTGGAAGCAGAAAGCAAGAGATAACGAAAATGCTATCGGTTATGTTAAGTCTGGTTGACGATTTCCCCAATTACCAATTTGTAATTGCCGGTGCTCCAAGTCAAGATTATAGTTTTTACGAAACTTTTATAAAATCTTACGATGTTGCATTTATTTCCAATAAAACATACGATTTATTAAGTGTTTCAACTGCTGCATTAGTAACTTCCGGTACTGCCACATTAGAAACGGCTTTGTTTAAAATACCTCAAGTAGTTTGCTATAAAGGAAGTGAGATTTCGTATCAAATTGCTAAAAGAATTATCACTTTAAAATTCATTTCGTTGGTTAACCTTGTAATGGATAAAGAGGTGGTTACCGAACTCATTCAAGGCGATTTTAATAAAAAAAGACTCCACAAGGAATTGGATAACATTTTAAATACCGATACGCGCAACAAACTATTTATAGATTATTATGAACTGGAAAATACTTTAGGCGGAAAAGGAGCTAGTGAAAAAACGGCCAAACTAATCTACAACAGTTTATCACATAATTAG
- a CDS encoding C40 family peptidase translates to MQRTIIILLVIISFTSCKSSKKARSKKETPTKVVISRKNKKETATYKTKHVTKADHIVDYAMQFKGVRYKWGGTTKSGMDCSGLVFQSFKAHDVYLPRISRDMAKKGDKISLKKAQEGDLLFFKTGKRGRHRINHVGLVVKSKAGDITFIHATTSRGVLVSKLSENYWKSAFVEARKIL, encoded by the coding sequence ATGCAAAGAACTATTATTATTCTTTTAGTAATTATAAGCTTTACTAGCTGTAAATCCTCCAAAAAGGCCAGAAGTAAAAAAGAAACGCCTACTAAAGTTGTCATCTCCAGAAAAAACAAAAAAGAAACCGCCACCTACAAAACCAAACATGTTACCAAAGCAGATCATATAGTAGACTATGCCATGCAATTTAAGGGTGTGCGCTATAAGTGGGGAGGCACCACCAAATCTGGAATGGATTGCTCCGGATTAGTTTTTCAGTCTTTTAAAGCCCATGATGTATATTTACCTAGAATATCTCGGGATATGGCAAAAAAAGGTGATAAAATTTCATTAAAAAAAGCTCAGGAAGGTGATTTACTTTTCTTTAAAACCGGAAAAAGAGGAAGGCATCGTATTAATCATGTCGGTTTGGTTGTAAAATCAAAAGCTGGCGATATTACCTTTATTCATGCTACCACCAGCAGAGGTGTTCTTGTTTCTAAACTTTCTGAAAACTATTGGAAATCGGCATTTGTTGAAGCTCGTAAAATTTTGTAA
- a CDS encoding ComEC/Rec2 family competence protein, which produces MQLLNFTIIKLTVCLISGILLGFLLNIPLDTSVYITAILVAVLLPFYFIAKEQFIKTNWFGILSFSTMICIGVLTINLHNEKNFNNHYTNQISTENASLRTITFRVKEVLKSGNFHDKYVIDLLEIDGYKTTGKSLLNIQKDTLYHTLKVDEIFISKTVFKNIRQPLNPHQFNYKSYLEKKYIYHQLFVSNHSLLKVSSKAHTVFGFADNIRNYINYKLKGYNFSLDEFAIINALLLGQRQDINKEIYSNYTNAGAIHILAVSGLHVGIVLIILGLVLKPIERFKHGKLIKTILLVVLLWCFALIAGLSASVTRAVTMFSIITIAINLKRPTNIYNTLAISMFILLLSKPMFLFDVGFQLSHLAVFAIITIDPIMYKWWKPKSKIIDLYWHTLTVTLSAQLGVIPISLYYFHQFPGLFFISNLIIIPFLGLILGLGILVIVLAVLNALPQFLANFYGRIIGLMNDFVGWISKQESFLLSDIAFSLLYVFVSYLIIIHVAKLLKNWHYSNLKYLLISIIMFQGVIIYTNYNKPTNAFVIFHKNKHSLIGNVIHNKMIVADDLGGFSSVKTSIIRDYTVGNHIGIIEKDSLESVYLLNNKKLFIIDSLEVYNIKSFEPDYLLLRQSPKINLNRLIDSIKPKYIIADGSNYKSYMNTWKIICKKRKLPFHQTSKKGAFIIRY; this is translated from the coding sequence ATGCAATTGCTGAATTTTACAATTATTAAGCTAACTGTTTGCCTAATTTCTGGAATTCTTCTTGGCTTTTTACTTAACATTCCTTTAGATACATCTGTATATATAACGGCTATACTTGTTGCTGTTTTATTACCGTTTTATTTTATCGCGAAAGAGCAATTCATTAAAACTAATTGGTTTGGTATTTTGTCTTTTTCTACGATGATTTGTATCGGTGTTTTAACGATAAATCTTCATAATGAAAAAAACTTTAACAATCATTATACCAATCAAATTTCAACAGAAAACGCTTCTTTAAGAACCATAACATTTAGGGTTAAAGAGGTTCTAAAATCTGGAAACTTTCATGACAAATATGTTATTGATCTTTTAGAAATTGATGGATACAAAACTACAGGTAAATCGCTTTTAAACATCCAAAAGGATACTCTGTATCACACTTTAAAAGTTGACGAGATATTTATTAGTAAAACCGTCTTTAAGAATATAAGGCAACCATTAAACCCTCATCAATTTAATTACAAGTCGTATTTAGAGAAAAAATATATTTATCATCAATTATTTGTTTCTAATCATTCACTTTTAAAAGTAAGTTCAAAAGCTCACACTGTATTTGGATTTGCGGATAATATTCGCAACTACATCAATTATAAATTAAAAGGTTACAACTTTAGTCTTGACGAATTTGCCATAATTAATGCTTTGTTACTGGGGCAACGGCAAGACATTAACAAAGAAATTTATTCCAATTATACCAATGCCGGTGCTATACACATCTTAGCTGTGTCTGGGTTACATGTAGGGATTGTTTTAATCATTTTGGGTTTGGTCTTAAAACCTATTGAACGCTTTAAACATGGAAAGCTTATAAAAACCATTTTATTGGTAGTGCTTTTATGGTGCTTTGCTCTTATTGCTGGGCTATCGGCTTCGGTTACCAGAGCTGTTACCATGTTTAGTATTATAACAATAGCCATAAATCTAAAACGACCAACGAATATATACAACACGTTAGCAATTTCTATGTTTATACTATTGCTTTCTAAACCTATGTTTTTGTTTGATGTTGGTTTTCAATTAAGCCACCTAGCTGTTTTTGCTATAATTACTATAGATCCTATTATGTACAAATGGTGGAAACCCAAATCTAAAATTATCGATTTATATTGGCATACATTAACCGTTACACTTTCGGCTCAATTGGGTGTTATTCCAATAAGCTTATATTATTTTCATCAATTTCCTGGTTTATTCTTTATATCCAATTTGATAATCATTCCTTTTTTAGGTCTTATTTTAGGTCTTGGAATACTTGTTATAGTTTTAGCCGTTCTAAATGCACTTCCTCAATTTTTAGCCAATTTTTACGGACGTATTATTGGACTCATGAATGATTTCGTGGGTTGGATTTCAAAACAAGAATCCTTTTTATTAAGTGATATAGCTTTTAGTCTTTTATATGTCTTCGTTTCTTATTTGATTATTATTCATGTTGCTAAACTTCTAAAAAATTGGCATTATTCTAATCTGAAATATTTATTAATTAGCATCATCATGTTTCAGGGCGTCATTATTTATACCAACTATAACAAGCCTACGAATGCGTTTGTCATTTTTCATAAAAACAAACATAGCCTAATTGGTAATGTTATACACAACAAAATGATAGTAGCAGATGATCTTGGTGGTTTTTCGAGTGTAAAAACCAGTATTATAAGAGATTATACTGTTGGTAATCATATTGGTATTATTGAAAAAGATTCACTAGAATCTGTTTACCTTCTTAACAACAAAAAGCTTTTTATTATTGACAGCTTAGAGGTTTACAATATAAAATCGTTCGAACCAGATTATCTACTATTAAGACAATCACCAAAAATAAATTTAAACAGGTTGATTGATTCTATAAAACCAAAATACATTATTGCCGATGGTAGTAATTACAAATCCTATATGAATACATGGAAAATTATTTGTAAAAAAAGAAAGCTCCCTTTTCACCAAACCAGTAAAAAGGGAGCTTTTATTATTAGATATTAA
- a CDS encoding thioredoxin family protein: MKKILLLLAVFATVLTNAQEINWVTLEEAVALQQKTPKKIMMDVYTSWCGPCKMLDKNTFQNKDVANYVNKHYYAVKFNAEGNDKVKYKGKTYSNPNYNPALANRRNSVHELSRYLRVSAYPTIVFLDEKGDLIAPITGYKKPKEIELFLKMFKNDDHKAMDTQEKFYTYSKAFKPEFEG; encoded by the coding sequence ATGAAAAAGATATTGTTATTATTGGCTGTTTTTGCAACAGTTTTAACAAATGCGCAAGAGATTAATTGGGTGACTTTAGAAGAGGCTGTGGCACTTCAACAGAAAACACCTAAGAAAATTATGATGGACGTTTACACCAGTTGGTGTGGACCATGTAAAATGCTAGATAAGAATACATTTCAGAATAAAGATGTTGCTAATTATGTGAATAAACATTATTATGCCGTAAAGTTTAATGCAGAGGGCAATGACAAGGTAAAGTATAAGGGAAAAACTTATTCTAATCCCAATTATAATCCGGCATTAGCTAACAGAAGAAATTCTGTACATGAATTGTCTCGTTATCTTAGAGTTAGTGCCTATCCAACAATTGTGTTTTTAGATGAAAAGGGCGATTTAATCGCACCTATTACAGGGTATAAAAAACCCAAGGAAATAGAATTATTTTTAAAGATGTTTAAAAACGACGATCATAAAGCAATGGATACTCAAGAAAAGTTTTATACCTATTCTAAAGCTTTTAAACCCGAATTTGAGGGATAA
- a CDS encoding thioredoxin family protein: MKRTIYIVLISIFTTAFTYAQELTWHTDMGKASEFAIKEKKPLLMFFTGSDWCGWCIRLQKEVFHTKEFKKWASENVVLVELDFPKRAPQDDTVRTQNRQLQSMFQVRGYPTIWFVNPEMNSEKRINLTKLGKLGYVAGGPTKWIGNAAMML; encoded by the coding sequence ATGAAGAGAACAATTTATATAGTATTAATAAGCATTTTTACAACAGCGTTTACCTATGCTCAGGAACTAACTTGGCATACAGATATGGGGAAAGCATCAGAATTTGCAATAAAAGAAAAAAAGCCGTTGCTAATGTTTTTTACAGGATCAGACTGGTGTGGCTGGTGTATACGTTTGCAAAAGGAAGTGTTTCATACTAAAGAGTTTAAGAAATGGGCTAGCGAGAATGTAGTACTTGTAGAACTGGATTTTCCAAAAAGAGCGCCTCAAGATGATACTGTTAGAACTCAAAACCGTCAGTTACAAAGTATGTTTCAGGTGAGAGGCTATCCTACTATTTGGTTTGTTAACCCAGAAATGAATTCTGAAAAACGAATAAACTTAACCAAATTAGGAAAATTAGGTTACGTAGCTGGTGGACCAACTAAATGGATTGGTAATGCGGCAATGATGCTGTAG
- a CDS encoding peptide MFS transporter produces MNGNSTDQFFKSTVLGHPSGLFVLFFTEMWERFSYYGMRALLVLFLTASLLDEGWGWPREHAMALFGSYVGLVYLSTMMGGYFADKIIGFRYAVLVGALLMTLGHASMAIETQWSIYLGLGLLVIGNGFFKPNMTSIISEMYKDRPEKKDGAYTIFYMGVNAGAFLGILLCGYLGEKVGWSLGFGLAGIFMFFGLVQFWLAQNIFGAIGLKPKKDDTNSIEAQDNDKRVPFTSWQLGLILLMVVLGLLWIINAPATTITGGEFNIFSFLGENGNNMAILTALGLFLVLLIYRFTQYSKITRDKLIAVTFFALLSVFFWAIFEQSPGTLTIFAKDYTDRTLDGTSANIFRIVNAAITLIPLAIITWVLFLLFKQTFAKYKWSNLFLSLSFLIVWAIAIWMLLDQLKDDKLEVPASWFSVLNSLFIITLAPLFSKWWESKYNPSANMKYGIGMFLLGLGMACVAFGAMGIEPGAKTASVSMIWLILVYLFHTMGELCISPVGLSYVSKLVPRRMIAFMFGVWYLAIAIGMKGAGVFGENVDKVADESGISYFFWILTIISLIAAFFSVVMTPIIKKLMHGVR; encoded by the coding sequence ATGAATGGAAATTCAACCGACCAATTTTTTAAAAGTACCGTATTAGGGCATCCGTCAGGTTTATTTGTATTGTTTTTTACCGAAATGTGGGAGCGTTTTTCCTATTATGGTATGCGAGCGCTATTGGTGCTTTTTTTAACAGCTTCATTATTAGACGAAGGTTGGGGCTGGCCTCGTGAACACGCTATGGCCTTATTTGGGTCGTATGTAGGATTGGTATATCTCTCTACAATGATGGGAGGTTACTTTGCCGATAAAATTATTGGTTTTAGATATGCGGTTCTGGTAGGGGCTTTACTAATGACTTTAGGGCATGCGTCTATGGCTATAGAAACACAATGGTCTATATATTTAGGGCTCGGACTCTTGGTTATAGGTAATGGTTTTTTTAAACCTAATATGACCTCAATTATTTCGGAAATGTACAAAGATAGACCCGAGAAAAAAGATGGTGCATATACTATTTTTTATATGGGGGTTAATGCCGGAGCGTTTTTAGGCATTCTACTATGTGGATATTTGGGTGAAAAAGTAGGATGGAGCTTAGGGTTTGGATTAGCTGGGATTTTTATGTTTTTTGGGTTGGTTCAGTTTTGGTTGGCGCAAAATATTTTTGGAGCTATTGGTTTAAAACCCAAAAAGGATGATACTAACTCTATTGAAGCACAAGATAATGATAAACGAGTGCCTTTTACATCTTGGCAACTAGGTTTAATTTTATTAATGGTGGTTTTAGGGTTGTTATGGATTATTAACGCTCCTGCAACCACGATAACAGGTGGTGAATTTAATATCTTTTCTTTCCTTGGAGAAAATGGTAATAACATGGCCATTTTAACGGCTCTGGGGTTATTTTTGGTGTTGTTAATCTACAGATTTACGCAATATTCTAAAATAACCAGAGATAAATTAATAGCTGTTACCTTTTTTGCATTGTTATCGGTCTTCTTTTGGGCCATTTTCGAACAATCACCAGGAACACTTACTATTTTTGCTAAAGATTATACCGATAGAACATTAGATGGTACTTCGGCGAATATATTTAGAATTGTAAATGCTGCGATAACGCTTATCCCTCTAGCAATTATTACTTGGGTGCTGTTTTTACTTTTTAAACAGACTTTTGCAAAATATAAATGGTCTAATTTGTTTTTAAGTTTAAGTTTTCTAATTGTTTGGGCTATTGCAATATGGATGCTTTTAGATCAATTAAAAGATGACAAATTAGAAGTTCCTGCATCATGGTTTAGTGTTTTAAATTCGTTGTTTATTATTACACTTGCACCTTTATTTTCTAAATGGTGGGAAAGTAAATATAACCCTTCAGCCAACATGAAATATGGAATAGGAATGTTCCTGTTAGGTTTAGGAATGGCATGTGTTGCTTTTGGAGCTATGGGAATAGAACCTGGAGCTAAAACGGCGTCTGTGAGTATGATATGGTTGATTTTGGTTTATTTATTTCATACTATGGGAGAGCTTTGTATTTCACCAGTAGGATTGTCTTATGTTAGTAAGTTAGTACCAAGAAGAATGATAGCCTTTATGTTTGGTGTTTGGTATTTAGCTATAGCTATTGGTATGAAAGGAGCTGGAGTATTTGGTGAAAATGTAGATAAAGTAGCAGATGAAAGTGGTATTAGTTACTTTTTCTGGATATTAACGATCATTTCTTTAATAGCGGCATTCTTTTCAGTTGTTATGACTCCAATCATAAAAAAGCTAATGCACGGTGTTCGTTAA
- a CDS encoding peptide MFS transporter gives MAATALKKPHEKEFLGHPVGLYVLFFTEMWERFSYYGMRALLVLYLTSKTTDLNPGVGWTQGEALSLYGWYTALVYIMSIPGGILADKLLGQKKSVILGAILLVIGHSVLAIEAMWAFYTGLIFIILGVGCLKPNISTMVGGLYQKGDVRRDKGFTIFYIGINIGAFLSGLIVGYVGEVHGWHYGFGLAGILMVIGLVQFLAGQKYLVHVGNYLGKSKKAEDQEAYKRPLTKIEKDRVIVLLISFLLIIAFFSAFEQAGGLMNIYAKEKTNRMLMGWEVPATWFQSLNSFFIITLGVAVAAFWAKRQLKGTEASSLFKMIVGLGITGIGFLFMSAAATEYDTAGSSMMIWLVLAYLFHTVGELCLSPVSLSFVTKLAPAKYASIMMGIYFATTGLGNKAAGLLGESSTIFGEFKVFTGIAIFCMIFALLVFVFFKKLKALTHGAEDNETDLSTKEAEGFELADS, from the coding sequence ATGGCAGCTACTGCATTAAAAAAACCTCATGAAAAAGAATTTTTAGGACATCCAGTTGGGTTATATGTTCTGTTTTTTACTGAAATGTGGGAACGCTTCTCTTATTATGGGATGAGAGCGCTTCTGGTTCTTTATTTAACTTCAAAAACTACAGACTTAAATCCAGGTGTTGGTTGGACTCAAGGAGAAGCATTGTCACTATATGGATGGTATACAGCATTGGTATACATAATGTCTATTCCCGGAGGTATTTTGGCAGATAAACTTCTTGGTCAAAAGAAATCTGTAATTCTTGGGGCAATACTATTGGTTATAGGGCATAGTGTTCTTGCAATAGAAGCGATGTGGGCATTTTATACAGGGCTTATTTTTATAATCCTTGGCGTTGGGTGTTTAAAGCCTAATATTTCTACCATGGTAGGTGGGCTTTACCAAAAAGGAGATGTGCGAAGAGATAAAGGGTTTACCATATTTTATATTGGTATTAACATAGGTGCTTTCCTGTCCGGATTAATTGTTGGTTATGTTGGTGAAGTGCATGGTTGGCATTATGGTTTTGGATTAGCAGGAATATTGATGGTTATTGGCCTAGTTCAATTTTTAGCTGGTCAAAAATATTTGGTTCATGTTGGGAATTATTTAGGTAAATCGAAAAAAGCAGAAGATCAAGAAGCTTATAAAAGACCTCTTACTAAAATTGAAAAAGATAGAGTTATTGTTTTACTTATTTCTTTTTTATTAATTATAGCATTTTTTTCTGCATTTGAACAAGCAGGAGGGTTAATGAATATTTATGCTAAAGAGAAAACAAATAGGATGCTAATGGGGTGGGAAGTGCCTGCAACTTGGTTTCAATCTTTGAATTCTTTTTTCATAATAACTCTAGGGGTTGCAGTAGCTGCTTTTTGGGCTAAAAGACAATTGAAAGGAACTGAAGCATCTTCTTTGTTTAAAATGATTGTTGGTTTAGGCATCACGGGAATTGGGTTTTTGTTTATGTCTGCAGCAGCTACAGAGTATGATACTGCAGGAAGCTCGATGATGATTTGGCTTGTTTTAGCTTATTTGTTCCACACAGTGGGTGAATTATGTTTATCGCCAGTATCACTTTCATTCGTTACAAAATTAGCTCCTGCAAAATATGCCTCTATAATGATGGGGATTTATTTTGCAACAACAGGGTTAGGAAATAAAGCCGCTGGTTTACTTGGAGAATCTTCTACTATTTTCGGAGAATTTAAGGTATTTACAGGCATAGCTATTTTCTGTATGATATTTGCCCTTTTAGTGTTTGTGTTCTTTAAAAAGTTAAAAGCACTTACTCATGGAGCAGAAGATAATGAAACCGATTTAAGTACTAAAGAAGCAGAAGGCTTTGAATTAGCAGATAGTTAA